In Sphingobacteriaceae bacterium, the following proteins share a genomic window:
- the clpB gene encoding ATP-dependent chaperone ClpB, producing MNLNNYTIKSQEAIQQAVQLSTNNGQQAIEPAHILKGILEVDENVTPFILKKLNVNPSSFGKMVDSVINSYPKVSGGQPHLSVAANKAMAKATTYLKEYNDEFVSIEHLLLGLLHAGDSTSNLMKDAGLKEKEVKAAITELRKGERVTSQSAEETYNSLNKYAINLNQQAQNGKLDPVIGRDEEIRRVLQILSRRTKNNPILVGEPGVGKTAIAEGLAHRIINGDVPENLKTKQVFSLDMGALIAGAKFKGEFEERLKSVVKEVTGADGEIILFIDEIHTLVGAGGGGEGAMDAANILKPALARGELRAIGATTLNEYQKYFEKDKALERRFQKVMVDEPSAEDAISILRGIKEKYETHHHVRIKDEAIIAAVELSQRYINDRFLPDKAIDLMDEAASKLRMQINSMPIELDEVERKIMHVEIEREAIKRENADDKVKELNKEIAELQDKRSALRARWQSEKEMIDNVQKIKAEIEDLKTQANNLEKQGDYGKVAEIRYGKIKDAEAKLVAFESTLQTAKDSGSQLLKEEVDSEDIASVISAWTGIPVKSMLQSEKDKLLNLEVELHKRVVGQHEAIESISDAVRRSRAGLQDAKRPIGSFIFLGTTGVGKTELAKALADFLFNNDNAMTRIDMSEYQERHAVSRLIGSPPGYVGYEEGGQLTEAVRRKPYSVVLLDEIEKAHPDVFNILLQVLDDGRLTDNKGRTVNFKNTIIIMTSNIGSHLIQENFEKMTEINRDEVLAKTKSEVYDLLKKSIRPEFLNRIDEVIMFEPLNRENVSEIVKIQFEGIRKQLAEQNLKISATDEALDWLAQLGYDPQFGARPVKRVMQKQILNELSKQLLAGKVNKDNEIILDMFDNTLVFRNQSVPTV from the coding sequence ATGAACCTTAACAATTATACAATTAAATCGCAGGAAGCCATCCAACAGGCTGTGCAGCTCAGCACCAATAACGGACAGCAAGCCATTGAACCTGCACATATATTAAAAGGAATACTGGAAGTAGATGAAAACGTAACCCCTTTTATTCTAAAAAAATTAAACGTCAACCCTTCCTCCTTTGGCAAGATGGTGGATAGTGTTATCAACTCTTATCCCAAAGTTAGCGGCGGGCAACCCCATTTATCCGTAGCTGCAAACAAAGCTATGGCAAAGGCTACCACTTACTTAAAAGAGTACAACGATGAGTTTGTATCTATAGAACATTTGTTACTAGGTTTATTACACGCTGGTGACAGCACTTCAAATCTCATGAAAGACGCGGGTTTGAAAGAAAAAGAAGTCAAAGCTGCCATTACCGAATTAAGAAAAGGCGAACGTGTTACAAGTCAGTCTGCCGAAGAAACTTACAACTCTTTAAATAAATACGCGATCAATTTAAATCAACAGGCACAAAACGGAAAACTGGATCCGGTGATTGGAAGAGACGAAGAGATTCGCCGCGTACTACAAATTTTATCGCGCCGTACAAAAAACAATCCCATCCTTGTAGGTGAACCTGGCGTTGGTAAAACAGCTATAGCAGAAGGACTCGCGCATAGAATTATTAACGGTGACGTACCCGAAAATTTAAAAACAAAACAGGTTTTTTCTTTAGACATGGGCGCTTTAATTGCAGGTGCCAAATTTAAAGGGGAGTTTGAAGAGCGTTTAAAATCGGTTGTAAAAGAGGTGACCGGTGCCGATGGGGAAATTATTTTATTCATTGATGAGATCCATACTTTGGTGGGTGCCGGCGGGGGTGGCGAAGGTGCGATGGATGCAGCAAATATCTTGAAACCTGCTTTAGCACGCGGTGAATTAAGAGCAATAGGTGCTACGACTTTAAATGAGTATCAAAAATATTTTGAAAAAGACAAAGCTTTAGAACGTCGTTTTCAAAAAGTAATGGTAGATGAACCGAGTGCAGAAGATGCCATTTCTATTTTGCGTGGAATTAAAGAAAAATACGAAACGCATCATCATGTGCGTATTAAAGACGAAGCCATTATCGCAGCAGTTGAATTATCGCAGCGCTATATCAACGACCGTTTTCTTCCAGATAAAGCTATTGACTTAATGGACGAAGCAGCGTCTAAATTAAGAATGCAGATCAACTCTATGCCAATTGAATTAGACGAAGTGGAAAGAAAAATCATGCATGTGGAAATTGAACGTGAAGCAATAAAACGTGAAAATGCAGATGATAAGGTAAAAGAACTAAATAAAGAAATCGCTGAACTACAAGATAAACGTTCGGCCCTGAGAGCTCGCTGGCAATCGGAAAAAGAGATGATCGACAATGTACAGAAGATCAAAGCTGAAATTGAAGATCTTAAAACGCAGGCTAACAACCTCGAAAAGCAAGGCGACTACGGTAAGGTGGCAGAAATTCGTTATGGTAAGATAAAAGATGCTGAAGCTAAATTGGTAGCCTTCGAAAGTACTTTGCAAACCGCTAAAGACAGTGGCTCGCAATTATTAAAAGAGGAAGTGGATAGCGAAGATATTGCCTCCGTAATTAGCGCTTGGACGGGAATTCCGGTAAAAAGTATGCTGCAAAGCGAAAAAGATAAATTACTGAACCTGGAAGTGGAACTACACAAACGCGTGGTAGGCCAGCACGAAGCCATCGAAAGTATTTCAGACGCTGTGCGCAGAAGTCGCGCCGGCTTGCAGGATGCTAAACGCCCGATTGGTTCTTTTATTTTCTTAGGAACTACCGGTGTTGGTAAAACAGAATTAGCAAAAGCATTGGCCGATTTTTTATTCAACAATGATAATGCAATGACGCGTATCGACATGAGCGAATACCAGGAACGTCACGCCGTAAGCCGCTTAATAGGCTCGCCTCCAGGTTATGTGGGTTATGAAGAAGGTGGACAATTAACGGAAGCAGTGCGCAGAAAACCATACAGTGTTGTGTTGTTAGATGAGATAGAAAAAGCGCATCCTGATGTTTTTAATATTTTATTGCAGGTTTTAGATGACGGACGTTTAACCGATAACAAAGGAAGAACGGTGAATTTTAAAAACACCATCATTATCATGACCAGTAACATTGGTTCGCATTTGATTCAGGAAAATTTTGAAAAGATGACTGAAATTAACAGAGATGAAGTTTTAGCAAAAACAAAATCTGAGGTTTATGACCTTTTGAAAAAATCTATCCGCCCAGAATTTTTGAACAGGATTGATGAAGTGATTATGTTCGAACCGTTAAACAGGGAAAATGTTTCTGAAATTGTGAAAATTCAGTTTGAAGGCATTCGCAAACAATTGGCTGAACAAAATCTGAAAATTTCGGCTACCGACGAAGCCCTCGATTGGCTGGCCCAACTTGGATACGACCCTCAGTTCGGCGCAAGACCCGTGAAACGTGTGATGCAAAAACAAATTCTAAATGAATTATCAAAACAATTGCTTGCTGGAAAAGTGAACAAGGACAATGAGATAATTTTAGATATGTTTGATAATACATTGGTTTTCAGAAACCAATCTGTACCAACAGTCTAA
- a CDS encoding NADPH-dependent FMN reductase, giving the protein MIKLKIILCSTRPGRKGPAVADWILKITKDSKKFKIDFIDLKEENLPFHNEPEMPALQKYKHQRTKKWSKKINAGEAFIFVHPEYNHGYSAPLKNALDFLFKEWNYKPVAFVSYGGVAGGSRASEMLIPVVTALKMMPLTESLYLPNFGKYFNEEGKFIPGMDSLKAANVMLDELEKWAIGLNKMRTLK; this is encoded by the coding sequence ATGATCAAATTAAAAATAATACTTTGCAGTACAAGACCCGGCAGAAAAGGACCGGCAGTTGCAGACTGGATTCTCAAAATTACCAAGGATTCCAAAAAATTTAAGATCGATTTTATTGATCTTAAAGAAGAAAATCTTCCTTTTCATAATGAGCCAGAAATGCCGGCTTTGCAAAAATACAAACACCAGCGTACGAAAAAATGGAGCAAAAAAATCAATGCGGGAGAAGCCTTTATTTTCGTTCATCCTGAGTACAATCACGGTTATTCTGCCCCTTTAAAAAACGCTCTCGATTTTCTTTTCAAAGAATGGAATTATAAACCTGTAGCTTTCGTAAGTTACGGAGGAGTTGCAGGCGGAAGCAGAGCTTCTGAAATGTTGATACCGGTGGTTACAGCGCTTAAGATGATGCCTTTGACCGAATCGCTTTACCTACCAAATTTTGGCAAATATTTTAATGAAGAAGGAAAATTTATTCCGGGTATGGATAGTTTAAAAGCTGCTAATGTTATGCTGGATGAACTTGAAAAGTGGGCCATTGGGCTAAACAAAATGAGAACCTTGAAATAA
- a CDS encoding short chain dehydrogenase: MAKTAFITGASRGIGREIALGLAKKGYNIVIAAKTTDPNPKIPGTIYSVAEEVEKAGVKALPLQVDIRDEANVVAAVEKVKSTFGHIDILVNNASAINLSSTEELEMKRYDLMHNINVRGTFMVSKYCIPLLKESGNPHILTLSPPLNLDPKWFGKHLAYTMAKYGMSMTVLGLAEELKKYKIGVNALWPRTTIATAAVQNLLGGDALINKSRTPEIMADAALLIFEKNSTSTTGNFFIDEEILRENGVTDFSKYAINPNEKLMIDLFL; encoded by the coding sequence ATGGCAAAAACAGCATTCATCACCGGCGCAAGTCGCGGTATTGGAAGAGAGATAGCTCTTGGCCTGGCGAAAAAAGGTTACAACATTGTTATTGCAGCCAAGACTACCGATCCGAATCCGAAAATTCCAGGGACAATTTATTCTGTTGCTGAGGAGGTCGAAAAAGCCGGTGTGAAAGCTTTGCCATTGCAGGTTGACATTCGTGATGAAGCAAACGTTGTTGCCGCTGTTGAAAAAGTAAAATCAACATTTGGCCACATTGATATACTTGTAAATAATGCTTCCGCCATCAATCTCTCTTCCACAGAGGAGTTAGAAATGAAGCGATACGACTTAATGCACAACATTAATGTAAGAGGAACTTTTATGGTTTCTAAATATTGTATTCCCCTACTGAAAGAATCCGGGAATCCACATATCCTTACCTTGTCGCCACCTTTAAATCTTGACCCGAAATGGTTTGGAAAACACCTGGCTTATACCATGGCTAAGTATGGCATGAGTATGACAGTTCTTGGTCTTGCTGAAGAATTAAAAAAATATAAAATAGGTGTTAATGCTCTGTGGCCGCGAACGACGATAGCCACAGCCGCTGTGCAGAATCTATTGGGTGGCGATGCCTTGATAAACAAAAGCCGCACGCCAGAAATTATGGCAGATGCGGCGCTTCTTATTTTCGAGAAAAACAGCACATCCACAACCGGAAACTTTTTTATTGATGAAGAAATTCTCAGAGAAAATGGCGTAACGGATTTTAGTAAATATGCTATCAATCCCAATGAAAAATTGATGATTGATTTGTTTCTTTAG
- a CDS encoding acyl-CoA dehydrogenase has product MKTNYFTEEHNLFREGIRDFLAKEVAPRVNKWEETGKIDRDIWKKMGDMGYFGLVYPEQYGGLGLDLFYTTIFLEELQGVNSGGFAAAMWAHSYLAMQHLNAEGDDRIKREYLAPSISGDKIGCLCITEPFAGSDVAGMRTTAIKDKDGYLINGSKTFITNGVYSDYLVVAAKTSLDKGAKGISIFIMDRATPGISASKLDKLGWRASDTGEISFDNVRIPAENLMGEEGKGFPYIMQHFALERLIMAINAHAAAEWALNYTIKYMGERQAFGKTIDSFQVLRHRVAQMASQIEMHKRFNYSICHQLVEGEYPVKEASMAKMLSTAMSDEVMTTCLQALGGYGYMEEYPLARMFRDSRLGPIGGGTSEILAEVIAKMVIDKKEYQPSFSKHM; this is encoded by the coding sequence ATGAAGACAAACTATTTCACAGAAGAACACAATTTGTTCAGAGAAGGAATCAGGGATTTCCTTGCCAAAGAAGTTGCCCCACGCGTTAACAAGTGGGAAGAAACCGGAAAAATTGACCGCGACATTTGGAAAAAAATGGGCGACATGGGTTATTTTGGTTTGGTTTATCCTGAACAATATGGTGGATTGGGTCTTGATCTTTTTTATACGACTATCTTCCTGGAAGAATTACAAGGTGTAAACTCAGGTGGATTTGCGGCTGCGATGTGGGCGCATTCTTATCTTGCCATGCAGCATTTAAATGCAGAAGGTGATGATCGTATTAAGCGCGAATATCTTGCTCCAAGTATTTCAGGAGATAAAATCGGTTGTCTTTGCATTACTGAACCCTTTGCTGGTTCTGACGTTGCAGGGATGAGAACTACCGCAATAAAAGATAAAGATGGTTACCTGATTAATGGATCAAAAACATTTATCACGAATGGTGTTTATAGCGATTACCTTGTTGTTGCTGCTAAAACAAGTTTAGATAAGGGCGCAAAAGGCATCAGTATTTTTATCATGGACCGTGCTACACCTGGTATCAGCGCTTCTAAACTCGATAAACTCGGCTGGAGAGCTTCTGACACGGGAGAAATTTCTTTCGATAACGTTCGTATTCCCGCAGAAAATTTAATGGGTGAAGAAGGAAAAGGGTTTCCCTATATCATGCAGCACTTTGCTCTTGAACGTCTCATCATGGCTATTAATGCGCATGCCGCCGCCGAGTGGGCACTTAACTACACAATTAAATACATGGGCGAACGTCAGGCGTTTGGAAAAACAATTGATAGTTTTCAGGTGTTGCGTCACCGCGTAGCTCAGATGGCTTCTCAAATAGAAATGCACAAACGTTTTAATTACAGTATTTGTCATCAACTTGTAGAGGGTGAATATCCTGTGAAAGAAGCGAGCATGGCAAAAATGCTTTCTACGGCAATGTCCGACGAAGTAATGACAACTTGTTTGCAAGCATTGGGCGGATACGGTTATATGGAAGAATATCCTTTAGCACGCATGTTCCGTGACAGCCGACTCGGACCAATAGGTGGCGGTACTTCAGAGATCTTGGCAGAAGTAATCGCTAAAATGGTAATTGATAAAAAAGAATATCAACCTTCATTTTCAAAACATATGTAA
- a CDS encoding FAD-binding dehydrogenase: MNSKTDVIIIGAGLSGLVAANELAEKGKRVILIDQEGENNIGGQAFWSFGGLFFIDSPLQRRMGIKDSLELATNDWLGTAGFERHEDHWPKKWAEAYLQFAATEKYSWLKEKGLKFFPVVGWAERGGYGAIGHGNSVPRFHVTWGTGPGVIAPFVEGVKAAAKKGLIEFKFRHRVTNLIVENGAVKGVSGSVLENKNVKRGEKNSENILGDFHFEAHSVIITSGGIGANHDLVRKNWPERLGKAPETMLSGVPEHVDGKMIGIAEKSGANSINGDRMWHYTEGIKNFSPVWEKHGIRILPGPSSLWFDAKGNRFPVPLFPGFDTLGTLKHILSTGYDYSWFILTQKIIKKEFALSGSEQNPDLTGKNIKLVLGRAFGKKATGPVEAFKEKGEDFVVADNLKDLVAGMNRLTTEPLLDFEKIENEIKARDKQLDNKFCKDLQIEAIRNARNYLGDKLIRTAPLHKILDPKAGPLIAVKLHILTRKSLGGLETNLNAEVFGRDGKIIKGLYAAGEAAGFGGGGMHGYRALEGTFLGGCIFSGRTAARAILNSLR; the protein is encoded by the coding sequence ATGAATTCCAAAACAGATGTAATAATTATCGGCGCAGGACTTTCGGGACTTGTAGCAGCAAATGAACTTGCAGAAAAAGGAAAACGCGTGATCCTGATCGATCAGGAGGGAGAAAATAACATAGGAGGACAAGCCTTCTGGTCTTTTGGAGGATTATTTTTTATTGATTCTCCTTTGCAAAGAAGAATGGGAATTAAAGATAGTCTTGAACTCGCTACCAATGATTGGCTGGGCACAGCAGGGTTTGAAAGACATGAAGATCACTGGCCAAAAAAATGGGCCGAAGCTTACCTGCAATTTGCTGCAACAGAAAAATATTCCTGGCTCAAAGAAAAAGGCTTGAAATTTTTCCCTGTAGTGGGCTGGGCCGAGCGTGGTGGATATGGTGCCATTGGACATGGCAATTCAGTTCCACGTTTCCATGTAACCTGGGGAACAGGTCCGGGTGTGATCGCGCCTTTTGTAGAAGGCGTTAAAGCCGCTGCAAAGAAAGGACTCATAGAATTTAAATTCAGGCATCGTGTTACAAATTTAATAGTTGAGAACGGCGCTGTGAAGGGCGTAAGCGGAAGTGTTTTAGAAAATAAAAATGTTAAGCGGGGTGAAAAAAATTCGGAAAACATTCTTGGGGACTTTCATTTTGAAGCGCACTCTGTTATTATTACAAGTGGGGGTATCGGGGCGAACCATGATCTGGTAAGAAAAAACTGGCCGGAAAGATTAGGCAAAGCTCCCGAAACCATGTTGTCAGGCGTGCCGGAGCATGTGGACGGAAAAATGATTGGCATTGCAGAAAAATCAGGAGCTAACTCCATTAACGGAGATCGCATGTGGCATTATACAGAAGGTATAAAAAACTTTTCTCCCGTTTGGGAAAAACATGGCATTCGTATTTTACCCGGCCCATCGTCTTTGTGGTTTGACGCAAAAGGCAACAGATTCCCCGTGCCTTTATTTCCAGGCTTTGACACCTTAGGAACACTCAAACATATTCTATCGACAGGCTATGATTATTCCTGGTTTATTCTTACACAAAAAATAATTAAAAAAGAATTTGCTCTTTCTGGTTCCGAACAAAATCCGGATCTCACCGGTAAAAACATCAAACTCGTTTTAGGCAGAGCTTTCGGTAAAAAGGCCACCGGACCGGTAGAAGCCTTTAAAGAAAAAGGAGAAGACTTTGTAGTGGCAGACAATTTAAAAGACCTTGTTGCAGGCATGAACAGGCTTACAACAGAGCCTCTACTCGATTTCGAAAAAATAGAAAATGAAATTAAAGCCCGCGATAAACAACTCGACAATAAATTTTGTAAAGACTTGCAGATTGAAGCAATCAGAAATGCAAGGAATTATTTGGGAGACAAATTAATAAGAACGGCACCTTTACATAAAATCCTGGACCCAAAAGCCGGGCCACTCATTGCAGTGAAGTTACACATCCTTACCCGAAAATCTTTAGGAGGTTTAGAAACCAATTTAAACGCAGAAGTTTTTGGTAGAGACGGGAAAATAATTAAAGGTCTGTATGCCGCGGGTGAAGCCGCAGGTTTTGGTGGTGGTGGCATGCATGGTTACAGAGCATTGGAAGGAACTTTTTTAGGAGGCTGTATTTTTTCAGGAAGAACCGCTGCGAGAGCTATTCTTAATTCGTTAAGATAA
- a CDS encoding aldo/keto reductase, with product MIQRIIPSSGKSLPVIGLGTWQSFDVANASENSELTSVLTELHAQGGKLIDSSPMYGKSEMAIGDLTEKLVFKNDLFYATKVWTNGRDAGVRQMEDSMEKMNRSTMDLMQIHNLTDWKTHLSTLRDWKEKGIIHYIGITHYTDSMHEELEKIIRKEPIDFVQFNYSIDSRHAEKRILDASADNGVATLINRPFGEGRLFQLVKDKQIPEFAKELGIENWSAYFLKFLMSHPAVTCVIPATSNPAHAKDNFTAGNGELPDAATRKRMLTYLNM from the coding sequence ATGATTCAACGTATAATCCCTTCTTCCGGAAAATCTTTACCTGTTATTGGGCTCGGCACCTGGCAGAGCTTTGATGTGGCCAACGCCTCAGAAAATTCAGAACTTACTTCCGTTTTAACAGAGTTGCACGCTCAGGGAGGAAAACTTATCGATAGTTCTCCCATGTATGGAAAATCGGAAATGGCTATTGGTGATCTCACCGAAAAATTAGTTTTTAAAAATGATCTCTTTTATGCTACGAAAGTCTGGACCAATGGTCGTGACGCCGGAGTAAGACAGATGGAAGACTCCATGGAAAAGATGAACCGGAGCACTATGGATCTGATGCAAATTCATAACCTTACCGATTGGAAAACGCATCTTTCTACTTTGCGCGACTGGAAAGAAAAAGGAATTATTCATTACATAGGAATAACTCACTACACGGATAGCATGCATGAAGAACTAGAAAAAATTATCCGTAAAGAACCCATAGATTTTGTTCAGTTTAATTATTCCATCGATTCCCGTCACGCCGAAAAAAGAATCCTTGACGCCTCAGCCGATAATGGCGTCGCGACCCTTATAAACAGGCCTTTTGGAGAAGGGCGGCTTTTTCAATTGGTTAAGGACAAACAAATTCCTGAGTTTGCCAAAGAACTGGGAATAGAAAACTGGAGCGCTTATTTTTTAAAATTTCTTATGTCCCATCCTGCTGTAACTTGTGTTATTCCTGCAACTTCAAATCCCGCACACGCCAAAGATAATTTTACGGCCGGAAACGGAGAATTGCCGGATGCAGCAACACGAAAAAGAATGCTGACCTATTTAAACATGTAA
- a CDS encoding methyltransferase type 11, whose amino-acid sequence MENKTADLLLEKAFIQKEKIVQWADLGCGKGFFTEALARQLSPGSKIYAVDKSDGLLLDSLPEIQIAFQKANFEKEHLDLKNLDGILMANSFHFVEDKKKLLKKLSQYLMPDAEFILIEYDTDKANPWVPYPISFLNLKKLFIELGFFSVEKMADTQSLYSSGRIYSALVKKS is encoded by the coding sequence ATGGAAAATAAAACCGCTGACCTACTTTTAGAAAAAGCCTTTATTCAAAAAGAAAAGATAGTGCAATGGGCAGACCTTGGCTGTGGCAAAGGGTTTTTCACAGAAGCATTAGCAAGACAACTTTCTCCTGGAAGTAAAATCTATGCAGTGGATAAAAGCGATGGTCTTTTGTTAGATTCTTTACCAGAGATACAAATAGCCTTTCAAAAAGCAAATTTTGAAAAAGAACATTTAGACCTTAAAAATCTCGATGGCATTCTTATGGCTAACTCATTTCATTTTGTAGAAGACAAGAAAAAGCTCCTTAAAAAATTAAGTCAATATCTAATGCCTGATGCAGAATTCATCCTCATAGAATACGATACAGACAAAGCAAATCCCTGGGTTCCTTATCCCATCAGCTTTCTGAATTTAAAAAAACTGTTTATAGAGTTAGGATTTTTTTCTGTAGAAAAAATGGCGGATACACAATCACTTTATAGTTCCGGTAGGATTTATTCGGCCCTGGTTAAAAAGAGTTAG